The Argopecten irradians isolate NY chromosome 4, Ai_NY, whole genome shotgun sequence genome has a window encoding:
- the LOC138321986 gene encoding uncharacterized protein, which yields MAEGTTDLKGFKRKKGEGSYCCVPECHNQSGSDTKKRSYYRFPPEGSKQFKLWMTAIRRDQWIYKSWNRICSDHFINGEKGLDPSHPGYVPTIFPFKKQPNSRKSATSSRPIVQYDLKQQSTPRKKKKSETTAPNYFSPDQPEGHDYLVTKEIEVDDSMKQYLPEIEEKIKELTEIKTRYEAMKIQLLNIEEMKDSPKDVQFWTGFPNYSTFLAVYAFLEPRARTLKYWKGQSTIASENFSKSYINKPGPDRKLSLKEEFFLTMIRLKVGLLTEDLAKRFNVSTGSISSIFTSWVNLMYTDLKLLCELPSGEILEQNQSHAMGSTFQDVRVILDCTELFVQNPSKLDARKQAFSNYKHHMTYKFLVGISPQMGVTYVSKMYGGRASDKFITSDSENLLHNLEENKGSVMADRGFLIEGIMNDMGVKLLMPSFKGQDRPQLTSDESLTSEKVSKTRIHIERAIQRIKTYHILDGELKLSMKDIAEQVLTVCAYLVNFQSPIIKER from the exons ATGGCGGAGGGCACCACGGACCTCAAAGGGTTCAAACGTAAGAAGGGAGAAGGAAGTTACTGTTGTGTCCCAGAATGCCACAATCAAAGTGGTTCTGATACAAAGAAAAG gaGCTACTACAGATTTCCTCCAGAGGGAAGCAAGCAGTTTAAGCTTTGGATGACTGCCATAAGGAGAGACCAATGGATATACAAATCATGGAATAGGATTTGCTCGGATCACTTCATCAATG GTGAGAAAGGTTTAGACCCATCCCACCCAGGATATGTCCCTACTATTTTCCCTTTTAAGAAGCAACCAAACAGCAGAAAGAGTGCTACTTCAAGTCGTCCAATTGTTCAGTATGATCTGAAGCAACAAAGTACACCACGTAAGAAGAAAAAGTCAGAAACCACAGCACCAAATTACTTTTCTCCAGATCAGCCAGAAGGTCATGACTATCTGGTAACTAAAGAAATTGAAGTTGATGACAGTATGAAACAATATTTACCAGAAATTGAAGAGAAAATTAAGGAATTAACTGAGATAAAAACACGATATGAAGCAATGAAAATCCAGCTTCTAAATATTGAAGAAATGAAAGATTCCCCAAAGGACGTACAATTCTGGACGGGATTTCCAAATTATTCAACTTTTTTGGCAGTTTATGCATTTCTGGAACCAAGGGCACGTACTCTGAAGTATTGGAAAGGTCAGTCAACCATTGCAAGTgaaaatttttcaaaatcatacaTAAACAAGCCAGGACCTGACAGGAAGCTATCACTCAAAGAAGAATTTTTCCTTACAATGATAAGGCTGAAGGTTGGATTGCTTACAGAGGATCTAGCAAAGCGATTCAATGTATCCACTGGGTCTATTTCGTCTATCTTTACCAGTTGGGTAAACCTGATGTACACTGATTTGAAACTGTTATGTGAGCTGCCATCTGGAGAAATATTGGAACAAAATCAGTCGCATGCAATGGGGTCAACATTTCAGGATGTACGAGTTATTCTGGATTGCACTGAATTATTTGTGCAGAATCCAAGTAAACTGGATGCAAGAAAGCAGGCATTCTCAAATTACAAGCACCACATGACCTACAAATTTCTTGTTGGAATAAGTCCTCAAATGGGAGTTACTTATGTCAGCAAAATGTATGGTGGTCGGGCCTCAGATAAATTCATCACATCAGATTCAGAGAATTTGCTTCATAATCTGGAGGAAAACAAAGGGTCAGTGATGGCAGACAGAGGGTTCTTAATAGAGGGAATAATGAATGACATGGGTGTGAAGCTGCTTATGCCATCATTCAAAGGTCAAGACAGACCACAATTAACATCAGATGAAAGTTTGACATCAGAAAAAGTATCCAAGACCAGAATTCATATTGAAAGAGCGATTCAAAGAATTAAAACTTATCATATACTAGACGGAGAACTTAAACTTTCAATGAAAGACATTGCAGAACAAGTCTTAACTGTTTGTGCTTACTTGGTGAATTTTCAGTCTCCAATTATCAAAGAGCGATGA
- the LOC138321985 gene encoding uncharacterized protein gives MLIVDFTVWCIMGALVWFRFTPNMASLETNKVIIPKTFSQVKGLSYRDVLVVCKNFNINYHKIGRDALDILVCEQLGISTTGSRPKLSSCLSEVKPKVECHCLDKEELSEFQSITPSLVNSLTNWTKDAKLLPDIDIGQVKKYLVSTENNEFSKDSLKTYKLTRSYQHLHAKHIHSVKLYHGSPTFCVVKAQCLPSQSSDNKRVKWLYAVLDKQTGEPYGGFCVCTVGRTQVCSHIGALLFLLCEIVASGESSLPADHDYTNAQSCTDMLCQWTDPKAATVTPITFSNVSLSKTNNRIKPTATSYVPQVAQDLTPEENYNRVLKLLYDVRNANDSSTMPPIVKIVDIGKFRSEPLPTPIIQTSLPTMCFDFDIPYSYEITVNSTPLSILDFPHQSFKSEQDLSYQLEKDRFTESIIYSKHEMLMIEELTRSQSESAEWFNQRKGAITSSRVIKIINFYKNGSKNPTSILKDILQHSPLQATLSKKVPSLSWGVKNEDRALHAFLKDYMKTHHAVQVSRTGLFVHPTYPYIRASPDAIISCECHGRSLVEVKCPYVHRNSYIPNVISEGKLEYISEDGTLKIGHSRGYFEQIIVQEAVTSINNAVMVIWSKKGYTAIDVPFARDYWQTTILPSAVQFFKEQIIPAILIPTRISGEKYTVPSTISVDVCCNPVDVRCQQSQPVLKVDENVESINHVKKTLIEIDSDNDGDDHESIDDASADDDGDNDDDDDEWLLGCKDYCKDDKAPKYSRVRGKLIACDANIVCLPNSWFHLYCEGHRRVPKSTNQSYACNKCRKEMPNKENMSSGFYT, from the exons ATGCTTATAGTCGATTTCACGGTCTGGTGCATTATGGGAGCACTGGTGTGGTTCCGGTTTACGCCAAATATGGCGTCATTAGAAACGAACAAGGTCATAATACCAAAAACATTCTCACAGGTTAAGGGTCTATCGTATCGCGATGTATTAGTTGTTTGtaagaattttaatattaattaccATAAAATAGGACGTGATGCCTTGGATATCTTGGTGTGTGAACAGTTAGGAATATCCACAACCGGTTCTAGGCCAAAGCTTAGTAGTTGTTTGTCCGAAGTAAAACCGAAAGTAGAGTGCCACTGTCTGGACAAGGAAGAACTTTCAGAATTTCAATCAATTACTCCTTCACTAGTAAATTCGCTCACAAACTGGACCAAAGATGCTAAATTGTTGCCAGACATTGACATTGGCCAAGTGAAAAAGTATTTAGTATCAACTGAAAACAATGAATTCTCGAAGGACAGTCTCAAAACATACAAACTAACTAGGTCATATCAGCATTTGCATGCAAAACATatccacagtgttaaactttatCACGGGTCTCCTACATTTTGTGTGGTGAAAGCACAGTGTCTCCCATCTCAGAGTTCCGACAACAAGCGTGTGAAATGGTTGTATGCTGTCCTGGACAAGCAGACAGGAGAACCATATGGCGGATTTTGCGTCTGCACGGTTGG gAGAACCCAAGTCTGCTCACATATTGGTGCCTTGCTATTTTTGTTATGTGAGATTGTTGCCAGTGGTGAATCCAGCCTCCCAGCTGATCATGATTATACAAATGCTCAGTCTTGTACTGACATGCTTTGTCAGTGGACTGATCCCAAAGCTGCCACAGTGACACCAATAACCTTCAGCAATGTTAGCTTGAGTAAAACAAATAACAGAATCAAGCCAACAGCAACATCATATGTGCCTCAG GTTGCCCAAGATTTGACACCTGAAGAAAATTACAACAGAGTATTGAAGCTGTTGTATGATGTAAGAAATGCGAACGACAGTTCTACCATGCCACCAATTGTGAAGATAGTTGATATAGGGAAATTCCGGAGTGAACCGTTACCAACACCTATCATTCAGACATCTCTACCAACAATGTGCTTCGATTTTGACATTCCATACTCTTATGAAATAACTGTAAATTCAACTCCATTATCTATCTTAGATTTCCCACACCAGTCGTTCAAATCTGAACAAGATCTTAGTTATCAGTTAGAGAAGGATAGATTTACTGAGTCAATCATATATTCTAAGCATGAAATGCTAATGATTGAAGAGTTGACAAGGTCCCAGTCAGAGTCAGCTGAATGGTTTAACCAACGCAAAGGGGCCATAACTAGTAGTAGAGTTATCAAGATCATCAACTtctacaaaaatggttctaaaaACCCTACATCTATTTTAAAAGATATCTTACAGCACAGTCCTTTACAGGCAACGTTGTCAAAAAAAGTACCTTCACTTTCTTGGGGTGTTAAAAATGAAGATCGGGCATTACATGCCTTCCTTAAAGATTATATGAAAACCCATCATGCTGTGCAAGTATCTAGAACTGGATTATTTGTCCATCCCACATACCCATATATCAGAGCCAGTCCAGACGCCATCATAAGCTGCGAGTGCCATGGTAGGAGCCTTGTCGAAGTGAAATGTCCGTATGTCCACAGAAATTCCTACATTCCTAATGTAATATCTGAAGGAAAGCTAGAATATATCTCTGAAGATGGCACACTAAAGATAGGGCATAGCAGAGGATACTTTGagcaaattattgttcaagagGCTGTCACTAGCATCAACAATGCAGTTATGGTTATTTGGAGTAAGAAAGGCTACACTGCAATAGATGTTCCATTTGCAAGAGATTACTGGCAAACAACTATACTCCCCAGTGCAGTACAGTTCTTTAAGGAACAAATCATACCAGCAATCCTTATACCAACGAGAATCTCTGGAGAAAAATACACAGTTCCTTCAACAATTTCAGTTGATGTGTGTTGTAATCCTGTAGATGTGAGATGTCAACAAAGTCAGCCAGTCCTAAAAGTAGATGAAAATGTGGAGAGTATCAACCATGTGAAGAAAACTTTGATCGAAATTGACAGTgataatgatggtgatgatCATGAATCCATTGATGATGCTTctgctgatgatgatggtgacaatgatgatgatgatgatgagtggCTTCTGGGATGCAAAGATTACTGCAAGGATGACAAAGCTCCAAAATATTCCAGGGTTAGAGGAAAATTGATAGCCTGTGATGCCAACATAGTTTGCTTGCCTAATTCATGGTTTCATCTTTATTGTGAAGGACACAGAAGAGTACCAAAGAGTACAAACCAAAGTTATGCCTGCAACAAATGTAGAAAGGAAATgccaaataaagaaaacatgaGCTCGGGATTCTATACATAA